The window GTCTGACAACGTGCTggtggaggaaaagaaaaagcaccagGTGCATGGAGCGTATCGTGTCTATGTTGCAAATCTTCCCAAATGAAAAACAGAGCCAATAATAATCGAATTACATCAAGCAAACATTACAGGGTGTGTGCAGGCTAAATTTGATAAGGAAAGGGAGATAGGAGTGGAAAAAACGAACAGGTTTTGAGCATTTTTGAGCCGGCAATTTTGCAGTGAGATGAAAGTGCTGGCTTAACCTCAGCATGCAGTCCAAATATCTTGGGCTAAACATCAGAGCCTATCAGACAAACGTGACTGTTGCTGTTCATGATGTTACTCACAAGattatttccattatatttttACTACTTTCTATTCGTGCCATTTATCTGATGTGCTCTGTGGAACGGTGGACTAAAGACTGCACCATTGTGACAAAGAAGTCCATGGATAGAGCCCATGCAAAGAAGACACACAAGTGTAAAAAAGCAGGCTGCATGAGGCACTTATTACACAACTCAACAGAGCTGACAGCTTAACTTTCACTCCGTGTGAGGAGGATTGCATCTTACCTTTTCTGAATTAGGTAAAGTCTGTGTTCTGCTAAAAGTGTCTCCTCCGTTAATACTGATGAGATCACCATCAACTGGTGGAAACGGTGCGGGGAAAACCACTACGTCACTCTTCAGcgtgtctgaactgaaacacacgtcatactgctgagtagatttcgagtaggaccagctcccgtcagggtgggtggtgatcatgggggcgctgtagctgctgaaactgtctgtcctgtggcatttgacagctattaacgtgatgaggctcagcagaaagatCACGGACACCGACACAATGGCGATCAGCAGATAGAGGTTTAAATGAGAGAAGCTCTCCTCCTTTATGGGCACATGTCTGAACGGAGTCTGGatgtcagctgtgctttcaaccaccaccacatcaatagacacagtagctgacagggagggttctccgttatcagagaccaaaaccaccaaggggtgacttttcaggtcattgtcactcatcctcctcttagtcctgatttccccggtgctggttccgatccggaacagcttgtttccgttgggctcagacaggtgataagaaagcagcgcattgtatccagagtctgcgtccacagccctgatctttgccacaaagtatcccgcttcagcagagtaggggatgctctcactgttcacggagccgtgctcagaatatggaggaaggatcgcgggactgttgtcattctcatccaggattaaaacgttgacggtcacgttgctgctgagcggaggaacacCAGAGTCTGTGGCCTGAACTTTAAACTGGAACGTTTTTAACTCCTCGTGGTTAAAAGACTGCAGGCTGACTatatctcctgtctctgagttgaTGTTTACAACAGACCCAATCAAACTGTATTTCCGATTATTGTTAATGACTGAAAACGTTAATTTCGAATTTTCATCTACATCGGGGTCATCTGCAGTTATAGCATAGATAACGGCGCCCACGGGACTATTCTCCTTGAGGAAAACGTTTATCACAGGATCTTTGAAACGTGGTGCGTTGTCATTAACATCAGAAACGTGCACCGTGACAACACTTGTGCCAGAAAGAGGCGGGTCCCCCTCGTCGATCGCTGTTATTGTTACATTGTAGTGCGACGCACCTTCTCTGTCTAAAGTCCCGTCTACGACCAAAGAATAATGATTCTTGTAtgtgttctttattttaaacgGAACAGGATTCACTATTCTAACCTGCACGGCGCCGTTTTTATCTGCGTCGTTGTCTCTCACCGTTATAAGTCCGACCATCGTGTCTAGCGGCGCGTcttccctcactacgtccactaACGATGTTACTGTTATTTCTGGTGGATTGTCATTAACATCAATGATTTCAACGAGCACTTTACAATGAGATGCTCTTGGACTTGATCCTTTGTCTTTTGCCTGAACCCGAATTTCAACTGCGTTGCTTTTTTCGTGATCTAATTCACCGTTTACCGTAATCTCTCCCGTCGTAGGGTTAATGGAAAATATATCAACACTATTATCATTGTCTTGGTTAATAAAAGAATACAATATTTCACCATTTACACCCTCATCTAGATCCCGAGCATGCAGAGATATGACAGTCGCGCCATACGGCGTATTCTCGGGCACTACGGCTTTGTACAGCGCCTTGTCAAAAATTGGAATATTATCATTTACATCTTGGACATTGACTGTGATACGCAACGTTCCTGATTTAGGAGGTTTTCCACCATCAACAGCTGTCAGCGTCAATCTGATAACGGACTGTTTTTCACGGTCTAAGCTTTTACGCAGCACCATTTCAGCGGATATTGTCGACTCTCCGCCATTCTGTACGTCCAGGGTGAAATGCTCGTTTGGACTCAGTTTATAGCCCATAACCGCATAGCTGCCGACATCTGCGTCAAATGCTTTCGGTAGCGCGAATCTTTCACCCGAAAAGGCTGATTCAGAGACGTTCAGAATAATTCCGGGTGTCCGAAAAGCCGGCGCGTTGTCGTTTATATCCAACATTTTAACCTCAAAACGATAGAGGTTCAGCGGAGACTTCACAATGGCTTCCAATTCGAGAGAACACTTCGCATTCCGAGAGCAGATCTCCTCTCGGTCTATGCGGTCTTTCACTAAAAGTATCCCACTCTGAACATTCACTTCGAAATATCTTGTATTCGGTCCTGAAATATGAAATCCTCGAGTTTCCAGTTCCTGCATATTTAGATGTAAGTCCTTGGCCAAGTTACCCACAGTGGTACCGGGGCTCGATTCCTCCATAACAGAATACACAATCTGCGCTGCTCCGATACTCCATATGTGAGATAGgtggaagaaaaaataaatccactgccGAAATATAGCGTCTTGTTGCATTGTGTTGGTATCCTATTTGTCACGCTATAGGAGAGGCAATCACCCAGACAGTAACATGACCCCTAAAAAATAAGAATGCTCTGTCCTTCTATACGACGAACAAAGAAGCGCAAACCTTTTCCAGAAGAGAGGAGAGTCACAACGAATCAGTATTTGACCGCTGTGAGCTAATAGCGACATCTTGTGGTAATGCTGGCGTAAGAAGCAAGGAAATCTACAACAGGGAatattatttgatttgattttacacGTTGTAGTGTAATTAAATAActcagaaatatttattttatacccAACAACTGAAAAGCAAATATCTGAATGCACTTAAATACAGAATAAGGAGAGACATGGTATTAAAAATTAAGTGTGTATAGATACACAAATGTTGCAAAGGGTTTGAAATTGTTCTTCAACAAGTCActtattaacacacacacacacacacacacacacctgcatcaTTGTTAATGACAACACAATAATAGAAGATGTTCAACAAGGCCCCTTGACAATAACACATAGCACCCAAAGTCATCGTACAAGCAAGAACAAGCAGGCTGCAAAGACACTTCTTCCACTATTCTAAAGGACTGCTGAACTGATGTTGATACATTAAGAGAGTCTGCCATAATTTGAAAAGTAATAATAAGAAAACATTGGCAATGATTGCATCTTACCTTTTCTGAATTAGGTAAAGTCTGAGTTCTGCTAAAAGTGTCTCCTCCGTTAATACTGATGAGATCACCATCAGCTGGTGGAAACGGTGCGGGGAAAACCACTACGTCACTCTTCAGcgtgtctgaactgaaacacacgtcatactgctgagtagatttcgagtaggaccagctcccgtcagggtgggtggtgatcatgggggcgctgtagctgctgaaactgtctgtcctgtggcatttgacagctattaacgtgatgaggctcagcagaaagatcacggacacagacacaatggcgatcagcagatagaggtttaaatcagagaagctctcctcctttatgggcacatgtctgaacggagtctggatgtcagctgtgctttcaaccaccaccacatcaatagacacagtagctgacagggagggttctccgttatcagagaccaaaaccaccaaggggtgacttttcaggtcattgtcactcatcctcctcttagtcctgatttccccggtgctggttccgatccggaacagcttgtttccgttgggctcagacaggtgataagaaagcagcgcattgtatccagagtctgcgtccacagccctgatctttgccacaaagtatcccgcttcagcagagtaggggatgctctcactgttcacggagccgtgctcagagtatggaggaaggatcgcgggactgttgtcattctcatccaggattaaaacgttgacggtcacgttgctgctgagcggaggaacacCAGAGTCTGTGGCCTGAACTTTAAACTGGAATGTTTTTAACTCCTCGTAGTTAAAAGACTGCAGGCTGACTATATCTCCTGTCTCTGAATTAATATTTATAACAGATGTTATGGGAATACCCtttgaaatgtcatttaatgaTGAGTATGTTACTTTAGCATTTTTTTCTACATCAGGATCAACTGCAGTTATAGTACAGACAGTACCTCCAACTGcactattttcttttaaatatatattaattataggCTCTGCAAATAGAGGGGCGTTGTCGTTCACATCAGAAATATGGAGAGAGATAACACTTGTGCTCGAGAGAGGTGGAGTGCCTTCATCGGTGGCCATAATCGTTACATTATACTGGAAATCCTTCTCTCTGTCAAGGGGTCCATCAACTGTTAATGAATGGTAATTTTTATAATTAAGTTTGAGTTTAAAAGGCACAATTCCAATAATGTTAGCACTGGTGATgccattttttcccccatctCTGTCCGTCACAGTGACCAAAGCCACCACTGTCCCTATATGAGCATCTTCTTTAACTGGACTCATAAGAGAGGTGATCATGATTTTGGGTGTATTGTCATTTAGATCAATCACCTCCACTAACACTTTACCATGCACACGTTTTGAAGGCGTACCCTTATCGTTTGCCTGTATTCTAATATCATACGCTGTATTCTCCTCATAGTCTATGTTTCCTTTCACAGATATTTCTCCCGTGTCTGGATTAATGGAGAAGACATTTTGTGGATTAAAATTCCCCCTTTCAATAAATGAATACACTATTTCCCCATTTATTCCCTCGTCTAAATCTGTCGCACTTACACTCAGTATGGATGTCTGAAATGGAACATTTTCAGTAACCGTGGCTTTATACAGAGGCTGACTGAATACTGGGGCATTGTCGTTTGTATCCATTACATGCACTACTATTTTTAATGTCCCTGACCGGGTGGGTTTTCCTCCATCCAGAGCAGTTAACGTAAGGTGAATAACAGACTGTTTCTCCCGGTCTAAATATTTTTGGAGCACTAATTCAGCAGACTCACTCTGTTGTCCGTCTAATGAGAAATAGTCATTAGAGCTGAGCTTGTAGCTGTTTACCGCGTTGCTGCCCGTGTCTGCGTCGTTTGCCACAGGAAGAAGAAACCGCTCCCCGAGAACAGAAGACTCCCAAATATTGAAAATATTCTCTTTTTCAAGAAAATATGGCGAATTGTCGTTAATATCAATGATTTCCACTTCTATGCGATGCAGATGAGGCGGATGGCTCAGAATGGCTTCGATATTCAAGGCGCATTTTGCCGAATTCGGACACAGCGCTTCGCGATCAATCCTATCGCAGACATACAGAGCACCGGTTATTAGATCCACGTCGAAGTATTTCTTAGAATTCCCAGATGCAACTCGTAAATCCCGTTTTTCCAGCTCCTGCACATTGATACGTAATTCCTTAGCGAGATTCCCGGCGACCGTTCCTTTGTCAACCTCCTCAGAAACGGAGAACGAGAGCTGCGCCGATGATCCATGCCATatacaaagcaaaaatattaattGTATCCACAACGGAAATAATAGTCCTCCACGTCCCATCACTGCTATCGAAATAAAACGACATTCGCTTCGAAACATTTCCACTCTTTACGGGAAGAGATGCAGCCTTCGCTGTCCTGTGGCCATTGTGCGTGTGATTCCTGAGAAAGCACGGCGGGGACGTTTCGCTCGGGGAGGAGTCTGGATGATAAAACGAGCTGCACAAATAATACGGTGTCCAGCGACACCGAATGCTAGTCTAGTGtttcattattaaaaataataatgttttatattttcatatgaTTAAATGCGTAAAACCTGCAAGATTGGTAAACGGTTTCTGGAGCATacgtaaaaaaatatatataatctgCTTGCTACTAGAGaaaaacataaagaaaaaatgaaGCATTTTCTGCTATTCAGATATAAATACGAATAAATTATATTCAGACCCGCCACTATAGCACAAAAACATGTCACCAAGATTTCAGCGCCGTGGCCAGCGTTTTCAGTCTCCTGCAGTACAACGCGTTTACCGTAACTCGAACGTAACTTATTTCGTGCAGACGACTATTATTCGATTGTTTCGAATTATATTACACACAGAATCGCTATTATCTTTTAAAGAAACATATAATGGATGTAGATGCACTCCACATAAAATCGCTGTTATCTAGCATCAATCTAATTAATATATTATTCAGTGACTTAAATTAAGAGAAAACCTATATGAGAGATTTACATCCACCAATGTTAACACGCTGTATCACAACCTTATCCGACcatccaagaaaaaaaaatcagcattaTTGAAAAACACTCGGATATTATAACTCAATAGAATAGCTAATATGCTACATGCCACGATAGCGGTCAATCGGTTAAAATCAACTCACCTTTTCTTTATTCGGTAAAGTCTGAGTTGCGGTAAAAGTGTCTCCTCCGTTAATACTGATGAGATCACCATCAACTGGTGGAAACGGTGCGGGGAAAACCACTACGTCACTCTTCAGcgtgtctgaactgaaacacacgtcatactgctgagtagatttcgagtaggaccagctcccgtcagggtgggtggtgatcatgggggcgctgtagctgctgaaactgtctgtcctgtggcatttgacagctattaacgtgatgaggctcagcagaaagatCACCGACACCGACACAATGGCGATCAGCAGATAGAGGTTTAGATCAGAGAAGCTCTCCTCCTTTATGGGCACATGTCTGAACGGAGTCTGGatgtcagctgtgctttcaaccaccaccacatcaatagacacagtagctgacagggagggttctccgttatcagagaccaaaaccaccaaggggtgacttttcaggtcattgtcactcatcctcctcttagtcctgatttccccggtgctggttccgatccggaacagcttgtttccgttgggctcagacaggtgataagaaagcagcgcattgtatccagagtctgcgtccacagccctgatctttgccacaaagtatcccgcttcagcagagtaggggatgctctcactgttcacggagccgtgctcagaatatggaggaaggatcgcgggactgttgtcattctcatccaggattaaaacgttgacggtcacgttgctgctgagcagAGGAACACCGGAGTCTGTGGCCTGAACTTTAAACTGGAACGTTTTTAACTGCTCGTGGTTAAAAGACTGCAGGCTGACTatatctcctgtctctgagttgaTGTTAATTATTGAAGAAATCGGAATATTTTTTGCATAATTATCTAATAATTTGTACGACAATTTTGCGTTACTGTCCAAATCAGAATCAAATGCATTTACAGTGTGAATAACAAATCCTGTTGGACTGTTTTCTTTCACGTATACATTAATGGCATAATCCATAAATCGAGGTGCGTTATCATTAACATCAGACACGTGAACAGTAACGACCGTGATACTGGACAGAGGTGGATTCCCTTCATCCGTGGCAGTAATGGTGACGTCATAAAGATCAATGTTTTCTCTGTCCAGTGGACCATCGACTACCAATGAATAATCATTCTTGTAGTTGGACTTCAGTTTAAACGGAACAGACCCAACAACATTACAGTGAGTTACACCATTGTTTCCTCCGTCTTCATCACTGACGGTAACCAAAGCAACGATTGTCCCCAGCTCTGCGTCTTCTTTTACTGGGGTcatcagtgacgtcactgatATTTCTGGCGCATTGTCGTTCACGTCAATTATCTCTATTAGTAGTTTAGCGTGTGCGCTACGAGGAGTGGTTCCTTGATCCTTTGCCTGAACTCTAACTTCATAAGCAGGTGTCTCTTCATAGTCTAAAGTCCCCTTCACGGTAATTTCTCCTGTTTCTGAATTTAGACTAAACATATTCGATGGATCAATATTTCCTCGTTTGATAAATGAATACATGATCTTACTGTTCATGCCTTCATCTACATCTGTTGCATTCAATTTAATGACGATTGTTCCCGGACTTGTATTTTCTCTGACACGGACCTTAAATAGAGATTTACTGAATGTTGGCGTATTGTCATTGACATCTAACACATTAATATTTATCTGTAACGTACCGGATTTAGCAGGTTTTCCTCCATCCACCGCGGTGAGAATGAGCTTAATTACTGGCTGTTTCTCTCGATCTAAAGCTTTCTGCAGCACCAACTCGGCGGACACTCCGTGTTCTCCACCGCTCTGTACATCCAGAGAGAAATATTCATTTTGGCTCAGCTTGTAGGTCTTTACTGTGTTGCTGCCCGTGTCTGCGTCTTCTGCTATCGGGAGGAGATAACGCTCCCCTGGTAACAAGGATTcagtaatattatatatatacgaTTGCTCAGAGAAAACGGGATAATTATCATTTATATCTAAAACATGCACTTCAATCCTGTGTGCGGTCATTGGGTTGTCCAGAACTGCTTGCAATTTCAATGAACATTTTACCGTATTAGGACACAACTCCTCTCTGTCTATTCTCTCGTTAACAAAGGTGTTTCCGGTCCGCAAATCCACGTCCAAGTATTTGTGGATGTAGCTCGAAACAATCCGTAGATTCCTTGTATCCAGATCTTggacatttaaattcaaatccTTCGCGATATTGCCAACAACGGAGCCTTTGTTCATCTCCTCTGAAATGGAGTAAGAAATCTGCGAGGCGCAGCAgtcacaaagacaaagcagcgcAAGAATAAGAATCCAGGCTTGTTCTTGTTGTCTTCGTTTAGACATCCTCGGTGCAGTAAAGGAGGAAAAGCGAATCAGTCATTAATCCCCTGAGAATTTGATTGATATTAAATCTGATCGCTCCGTCTAAAATCCAGCCGTCCTCCACGCATCGCCGTAAACTGAACGGCGCTTTCAATGGTCGATGCCGATTTCACGTCTCCAAATCCGAAATGAGGAGATTTTCTAGAAATATTCTGATTCATGGTCTCCAACGACATCTTGTGTTAATTCTAAGCAACTACATTCTAAACTAAAGTGTCCAAACACAGTCCAGCTCCTCGCATGCAGTTCCCGGCGAAAACATTCAGAGTGCAAGGAACATACATTAAAGCTAGAAATTAAACACTTAAAAGTCACCACAATGTATCCACAATgacataataaataaagcaaagtcGTTTAACGTTGtcctgcaataaaaaaaaagtcatgtaatgtgtaatattaataacaacaaTGTCAACACCAACAACACAACCACCAGTATCACAACGGCGTATAACCTATATTTAGATTTCAAGCCAATCTAAATCTGTGTCGAGGGAAAATTAAGATTTGCTGAGGCAGAAATGAAAGCGAAAGTCAAAACTGGTCTCGACAGCACAGGCGTCATGAATCGTTACTGCAGATCAGGACCCTGGCCAGCGCTCTTGAGTTTCACTCTGCGTGGGAGTGACGCTTTCACAGGAGATTTATTGTCTTTTCCGTATTTTGCACATTCCCTATTTAGAAGTTTTCGAATCTATGTGATAAGAGATTCAGAAAAATGTAGATTGTAAACTAGCATCATATATATATGCTTCatatatgcatttttttaatcttgtttttattctatattttttttgtaccttTGGGACCAACGCAATCAGAACGCAATGCATGCTTCAAAGATTTATAATATTTGTCTTGCTGTATCGAAAAAAACTTCCTCAGCAACTTCAAAGGACAGTGGTGTTCAGAAGAAGCAACATGATCTGATCAAATGAGTTACAAGTGGAACGTAAATGTTTCAATTCTTATAGATGCAAAGTACGTTTAATATTATGTTAAAATAATTTGCATTCTTAAACAACTATTGGAGCATGAGCAAAGTATAGCCTACCTTATCCTGGTTGGGTAAAGTCTGTGTTCTGCTAAAAGTGTCTCCTCCGTTAATGCTGATGAGATCACCATCAACTGGTGGAAACGGTGCGGGGAAAACCACTACGTCACTCTTCAGcgtgtctgaactgaa of the Brachionichthys hirsutus isolate HB-005 chromosome 6, CSIRO-AGI_Bhir_v1, whole genome shotgun sequence genome contains:
- the LOC137895246 gene encoding protocadherin alpha-5-like; translated protein: MQQDAIFRQWIYFFFHLSHIWSIGAAQIVYSVMEESSPGTTVGNLAKDLHLNMQELETRGFHISGPNTRYFEVNVQSGILLVKDRIDREEICSRNAKCSLELEAIVKSPLNLYRFEVKMLDINDNAPAFRTPGIILNVSESAFSGERFALPKAFDADVGSYAVMGYKLSPNEHFTLDVQNGGESTISAEMVLRKSLDREKQSVIRLTLTAVDGGKPPKSGTLRITVNVQDVNDNIPIFDKALYKAVVPENTPYGATVISLHARDLDEGVNGEILYSFINQDNDNSVDIFSINPTTGEITVNGELDHEKSNAVEIRVQAKDKGSSPRASHCKVLVEIIDVNDNPPEITVTSLVDVVREDAPLDTMVGLITVRDNDADKNGAVQVRIVNPVPFKIKNTYKNHYSLVVDGTLDREGASHYNVTITAIDEGDPPLSGTSVVTVHVSDVNDNAPRFKDPVINVFLKENSPVGAVIYAITADDPDVDENSKLTFSVINNNRKYSLIGSVVNINSETGDIVSLQSFNHEELKTFQFKVQATDSGVPPLSSNVTVNVLILDENDNSPAILPPYSEHGSVNSESIPYSAEAGYFVAKIRAVDADSGYNALLSYHLSEPNGNKLFRIGTSTGEIRTKRRMSDNDLKSHPLVVLVSDNGEPSLSATVSIDVVVVESTADIQTPFRHVPIKEESFSHLNLYLLIAIVSVSVIFLLSLITLIAVKCHRTDSFSSYSAPMITTHPDGSWSYSKSTQQYDVCFSSDTLKSDVVVFPAPFPPVDGDLISINGGDTFSRTQTLPNSEKVRCNPPHTE
- the LOC137895247 gene encoding protocadherin alpha-2-like, whose translation is MFRSECRFISIAVMGRGGLLFPLWIQLIFLLCIWHGSSAQLSFSVSEEVDKGTVAGNLAKELRINVQELEKRDLRVASGNSKKYFDVDLITGALYVCDRIDREALCPNSAKCALNIEAILSHPPHLHRIEVEIIDINDNSPYFLEKENIFNIWESSVLGERFLLPVANDADTGSNAVNSYKLSSNDYFSLDGQQSESAELVLQKYLDREKQSVIHLTLTALDGGKPTRSGTLKIVVHVMDTNDNAPVFSQPLYKATVTENVPFQTSILSVSATDLDEGINGEIVYSFIERGNFNPQNVFSINPDTGEISVKGNIDYEENTAYDIRIQANDKGTPSKRVHGKVLVEVIDLNDNTPKIMITSLMSPVKEDAHIGTVVALVTVTDRDGGKNGITSANIIGIVPFKLKLNYKNYHSLTVDGPLDREKDFQYNVTIMATDEGTPPLSSTSVISLHISDVNDNAPLFAEPIINIYLKENSAVGGTVCTITAVDPDVEKNAKVTYSSLNDISKGIPITSVININSETGDIVSLQSFNYEELKTFQFKVQATDSGVPPLSSNVTVNVLILDENDNSPAILPPYSEHGSVNSESIPYSAEAGYFVAKIRAVDADSGYNALLSYHLSEPNGNKLFRIGTSTGEIRTKRRMSDNDLKSHPLVVLVSDNGEPSLSATVSIDVVVVESTADIQTPFRHVPIKEESFSDLNLYLLIAIVSVSVIFLLSLITLIAVKCHRTDSFSSYSAPMITTHPDGSWSYSKSTQQYDVCFSSDTLKSDVVVFPAPFPPADGDLISINGGDTFSRTQTLPNSEKGPC